From a region of the Tiliqua scincoides isolate rTilSci1 chromosome 4, rTilSci1.hap2, whole genome shotgun sequence genome:
- the MRPL53 gene encoding large ribosomal subunit protein mL53 — protein sequence MAYVLPHKAGVALKQVKSVLVRFCPFESNVESTRNFLSCLYAKKASASNSNCDLKTDIRHDGSEPVIDIKFADGDRLIMKGANLTVKEMLHAFNSRCEVKELAAQEKTQKKSV from the exons ATGGCGTACGTGCTGCCGCACAAGGCTGGAGTGGCGCTGAAGCAGGTGAAGAGCGTCCTGGTCCGCTTCTGCCCCTTCGAATCCAACGTGGAAAGCACCAG AAATTTCCTTTCGTGTTTATATGCAAAGAAAGCCTCTGCATCCAACAGCAACTGTGACTTAAAAACAGACATACGACACGATGGATCCGAACCAGTAATAGACATCAAATTTG CTGATGGTGACAGACTAATTATGAAGGGAGCCAACTTGACAGTTAAAGAAATGTTACATGCGTTCAACTCTAGATGTGAAGTCAAAGAACTTGCTGCTCAAGAGAAGACTCAGAAAAAGAGTGTCTGA